The Ichthyobacterium seriolicida sequence ATCTGCCATTGCCTTCTTTAGTCCTTTCATAACCGTAGAGATTTTTCTTTGTTATTAATCTATCAATAAGGTGCTTCCTATCTGAAGCATCACCTCCGAGATTATCCCTTAAGTCTATAATGATTTTTTTTATAGAGCCATTTCCCAACTTATTAAAAAATAACTCATAAAGATGACAATCCTTAACCTTGGATGAAATATTAGCATAATCATCCCTCATCTTATTTACTTTGTTTATCAATGGATCTAATATATCTGTAAATAAAGCCGAAGGCATCCTCTTACTATAGTATTCCATATACGTGACTACTTTGACAAGTATATCTTTGCTCAGTTGCTTGAATAAGGCTTCAAATAAAATCAAATCTCTTTCAACACTCAAACAGTCCATTATTTCTGTTTTAATAAATTTTTCTCTGTGATTTAGAATATTTTTATACTCATTAGATTCCCTTATCCTATCTATTCCATTACATATTAGATCATCTATGTCATGTAGCCCTATCTTAAAATTATCTGCTATAGATTCTGGGAGATTTACAAATCGATCGTCGTACGTTGAATATATTTTTTTTGGCCGAGGTATAATTGGAAAAGCTATGTCGGCAAATATTATTGCTTTTTCTGATAATTTAAACTCATTAAGTGCAAAATACAATGTGCTGTCTCTCATATTTTTCAACATGCCTAAAATGTATAAGTCAGTTATAGATTTATTGCTACCTGCAGATCCAAATTTAACCTTTCTCTTTACTGAAGTATTTTCTACGAATAGCTTAGATGCTTCATTTATAGCTTTCTCTTTATCTATGACGATATTCTTTCTAATTAAAAATTGACTAAATTTACCATCTACACCTATCCTAGCTTTAGTACGTGTGCTAAACTCTCTAGTTACAGTTATATTTGCATGAGGGAAAGGAAAAGTCACCCTGATGTAGAGGTGATTGTCTAACATTTTCGATAAAATATCAGAGAAATATTTGGATGCTAAATTCATCTCTCTTATAGCTAAATCCTTATCAGCAAATCTTTTGTTAAATGTTTTTAAATCTCTAAATCTATCTATATATCTCTTGTGAATATCATTCCAATTAATTTTTTCTTCATTGAAATAATTATAGTTTCTATCTATGGTAGTCCAAAATGAATTAAATAAATCTTCGTAACTACTGATAATGTGATTTTCAGTTAAAATCAATTCCTGTTGCTCCTTACGACAAGAAAATAACACTATTATAAAGAACAAAAATACTGGAATATAATTTTTAATTACTGAGAACATTAATCTCTTGCACTTTTTATTTAGAGATTTTAAAATAAAACACTAGTTATTCAAATTCTTTTATACACTTAATATGCGTTCAAAAAAAGTTTATTTTGAACGTTAAATGTGTAAACAAACAAATCGGAACAGCAATCACGAACCTTGTAGGTTAAGCAACAATGATTATTAGAAAGTTTCTTTATATAATCATAACTGTTGTTATGAAACCCCATACAACTAATCATATTTGATGAGGACACTTAAACCTTTTGAATCTTTTCGATACTTGGCATGATTTCTAGATTGATCCTAATCTGCTGTCAAAGCTACTAAATCTATGTGTTTTGAGTTAAAATAATTTTTAACGGAGATGGAGTAATATTCACTTAAAATAAGTTCTTCTAAAGTGAGTTAATTAAATTGTCTTGTTCCAATAAATTAATCTTCTTTGCCAGCCCCTATATAAAATTTAAGGTTTTAGTGATTTATTCACACTAACTGTATATGTTTTGGTAAAATTTGAATCATTAGAATGCATCACGGTATAAGTAGTTTCTGAACTAAAATCCTTTGATTCAGAATCTGTAGGAGAAACTGTCCCATTAGAAACAGTAATATCAGGCTTTAGTGATGTTAAAGTAACGGTATTATCAATTGTGACTGTTATAGTTCCAGCTGTCAAACTGTTATCAGTGACAATGCCTGTATATTCAGTTGTTCCACTAGGAAAACTAGCTGATCCATTAGCACTACTAGTAAACTTAAATTCTGTTATAGCTGGAGCTTTAAAAACTTTCACATTATATGTTTTTCTGCCTCCAGCAGGATCTACTGCGCTGTATTTCTTAGGAGAGCTGTCAGAACTAGAAAAGTCATTGCTAGAATTAGCGTTCTGAGTGCCAGTACTTTCTTTATATACTTCAATGCCAGAAGGTGTAGTCGCTGCAACCACTTCAGGAGTTAAATCACTAATCTCTGCATCATGAGGAACTTTAAGAATTATCTCTCCTGGTGTATCTCCAGAATTATGATTAATGACACCTATGATATCCTCCCCTCCAAGTTTTTTGCCAGAGTTAGTAGTAGCACTAAATTTAAACGTCTCTATTCGAGGTTCAGCATAGTTACTAACATTTACGGTATAATCAGTAGTGCTTTTTCCATCTTGAGCAGTAACTGTATAAGTTTTTTGACTACTAAAATCTTGCGCTGTATTAGCAGATCCTCCTCCTGTTTTAAGTGTAACTGTAGAGCCCTTATTCCCTAATACTTCAGGAGTTAAAGCATTGAGCTCTGCATTATGTGGGACCTTCACCGTTACTGTTTTAGTAGTGTGATTTATAACCCCTGATATATCTTTTACAATTTTACCAGTGCCACTATTATTTCCAGTTGTAGTTTTAAACCCAAAAGATTTTAATTTAGAATTAGAAGATTTTACAGTTATACTATATGCTCTGGTGCTACCGTTTTCAGCTGTTACAGTGTAAGTTTGAGCTGTACCATATGTAAACTCCATCCCTGTTCCAGAAGTAGGATCTACTGAAGCGCCTGCAGATAATGTTATTTCAGGTTTTAGGGTTACACTAGCGTCATCATCTCCATCTAATATTATATCTACTTTATAAGTATCACCAGTATTTGATATATCACCTTCTACCTCTGTCACTCCTGGAGCAAACCTCACCTTAGAATCACTACTATGATCTGACTGTTTAATTTTTAAAGAAGTAATCTCTACTCCTGTTTGTAATACAGGAATAGTTATATCGTAATTTTTAGTAGTTCCATCTTGTGCTGTTACCACATATCTCTTTGCTGTACCTCTAATGAAATCTTGTGGCGTTTCACTTTCTGGATTTACTATAGCATCATGACTTAGTGCTATAGTAGGTTTTAGACCATTTAAATTTGAAACCGTATATGGAAGATTAATATTTATATCTACATCACTATCTGGAGTAGAATTTATAGTTCCTGCTGAATAATCCTTACTATTAAGGCTCTTTTCTGTATTTTTAGCATGCTCAAATATAAAAGAAGTCATATTCTTGTCATTAGAAAGACTTTTAGAAACAGATACAGTATAATCTCTTGTTTGACCATCCTGAGCTGTTACAGTATAAACCTTAGAATTGCTATAATCATAAGCTGAAATAGCTGGACTTATGGTAGCTCTTTCATGCTTTGTTATGTTAGGAAGCAGTTCTGTTATAGTTGCTGTACTTGATGCTTTTACTGCTATAGTTCCTGTTCTGCCATCACTACTATCACTAATTATAACGTCACTAGCCCTAGTCCCAGTTGAAGACCTACTTAATTTTAATCCAGTATTATTGGCGTTATCTTTTGTAAATGCAAATTCAGAAATTTTATTATTAGAAGATAAAGACTGAATTACTGTAACCTTATATATTTTCTCTTGACCATCCCCAGAAGTCACTTTGTAATCTGTAGCAGAATTATTAGTAAAAGAAACAGCTACCTCATTGTCTGGGCTAACACTATTCCCTGATTTAACTATTGTAGGTTTTAGATCAGTTAAAGTTGCAGCATCAGAAACTTGCAAGATTATAGTTGGAGGAGTAGCATTTTCATCTATAAGTCCGATTCTATCTGAAAAAATCTTGCCCACATTCTTAGATTTTTCTAATACAAAACTTGTAATCGAACGGTCACTAAATAAGGATTTAGTTATATTAACTGCATAATCTTGAACGCTACCGTCTTGGGCTGTTACCTTAAATACTTTTGTATAAACTTCAGGATTAGAACCGCTTACTAGATCAAAAGTAACTTCTGATCCATTTTCTGGAGAAATACTAGCATTTTCTGAAACGACTACCTTGACTTTTAATCCTTCAAAAATTGCATCTGAGGGAACTTTTAACGATACTGTAAAATCACTATCTACAACGATACCAGGAATATCTGCTCTAAGATTTTTATCTTCATTATCAGAATTAATCAATTCGAATGATATAATCTTATTCTCTGAACTCAGATTTGAGTTAAGGTCGGGATCTACCTTTTTTTCCTTGAAACAAGAAGAAAAAAACACAGATAACAATACAAAAGAAAAAATACTCCTTATAAAAATGAAAGAAAATGTCTTCATAACTCTAATAATCGATAATTAATTACAATAAATGTCAATCGTTTGAACCACACAGTACCAAAACTATTAACCCTAAATTTCAGTCTAATTCTCCTGCCATTTGCAGGAAAAATGAATATCTCAGCTAAGATAATAGTAATTTTTTAATTTGAGTTTTGGCAAACAATCTAAATATGATTAGTAATTACTTAAAATGCTGAAAAATTAGGCTTTTAAACTAATGTTATTGTATCTGACATGTCTCATCAACTAGAGTATTCTAAAAAAAACTGTATATTTGTCGGGTTTTTACTTTTTACTATCTAGTAGTTTAATCGGCTTATTTCGTAGTCAAACATAACTCAAACAGAACTAGACAGCTTAGTTTTTTAATCCTAAACATCAACCTTATATGAAGAAAAATATTTTTTTTACGTCATTTTTTTTGTCACTATTAGCTAGTGTATCATTGCTTTCTCAAACCTTTCCTGATAGGTTAAGTTACCAGA is a genomic window containing:
- a CDS encoding S41 family peptidase, with the protein product MFFIIVLFSCRKEQQELILTENHIISSYEDLFNSFWTTIDRNYNYFNEEKINWNDIHKRYIDRFRDLKTFNKRFADKDLAIREMNLASKYFSDILSKMLDNHLYIRVTFPFPHANITVTREFSTRTKARIGVDGKFSQFLIRKNIVIDKEKAINEASKLFVENTSVKRKVKFGSAGSNKSITDLYILGMLKNMRDSTLYFALNEFKLSEKAIIFADIAFPIIPRPKKIYSTYDDRFVNLPESIADNFKIGLHDIDDLICNGIDRIRESNEYKNILNHREKFIKTEIMDCLSVERDLILFEALFKQLSKDILVKVVTYMEYYSKRMPSALFTDILDPLINKVNKMRDDYANISSKVKDCHLYELFFNKLGNGSIKKIIIDLRDNLGGDASDRKHLIDRLITKKNLYGYERTKEGNGRFNYIPWVPVYTSTHPFGLKSPIPVVILMDERSASMSEVLTIMLKTQGKVKVIGDYSGGAFAGLSSDKDLFNGGLIGGNEYLYFYMPVMAFKDKDNNVLEGKGVRPDIFVIPTEDDILNNRDPALQRAIEEIDKMN
- a CDS encoding DUF5018 domain-containing protein: MKTFSFIFIRSIFSFVLLSVFFSSCFKEKKVDPDLNSNLSSENKIISFELINSDNEDKNLRADIPGIVVDSDFTVSLKVPSDAIFEGLKVKVVVSENASISPENGSEVTFDLVSGSNPEVYTKVFKVTAQDGSVQDYAVNITKSLFSDRSITSFVLEKSKNVGKIFSDRIGLIDENATPPTIILQVSDAATLTDLKPTIVKSGNSVSPDNEVAVSFTNNSATDYKVTSGDGQEKIYKVTVIQSLSSNNKISEFAFTKDNANNTGLKLSRSSTGTRASDVIISDSSDGRTGTIAVKASSTATITELLPNITKHERATISPAISAYDYSNSKVYTVTAQDGQTRDYTVSVSKSLSNDKNMTSFIFEHAKNTEKSLNSKDYSAGTINSTPDSDVDININLPYTVSNLNGLKPTIALSHDAIVNPESETPQDFIRGTAKRYVVTAQDGTTKNYDITIPVLQTGVEITSLKIKQSDHSSDSKVRFAPGVTEVEGDISNTGDTYKVDIILDGDDDASVTLKPEITLSAGASVDPTSGTGMEFTYGTAQTYTVTAENGSTRAYSITVKSSNSKLKSFGFKTTTGNNSGTGKIVKDISGVINHTTKTVTVKVPHNAELNALTPEVLGNKGSTVTLKTGGGSANTAQDFSSQKTYTVTAQDGKSTTDYTVNVSNYAEPRIETFKFSATTNSGKKLGGEDIIGVINHNSGDTPGEIILKVPHDAEISDLTPEVVAATTPSGIEVYKESTGTQNANSSNDFSSSDSSPKKYSAVDPAGGRKTYNVKVFKAPAITEFKFTSSANGSASFPSGTTEYTGIVTDNSLTAGTITVTIDNTVTLTSLKPDITVSNGTVSPTDSESKDFSSETTYTVMHSNDSNFTKTYTVSVNKSLKP